The Thermoplasmata archaeon genome includes a region encoding these proteins:
- a CDS encoding 50S ribosomal protein L22, with product MGYTFKTDPKKHVKAYGKELPISPKKSYEICNAIRGMTLPEAEKFLEDVIALKRPVKIKRYTYGAPHKKGNGPARYPVKPAKYILKLLREARANAESLEIFDPDNMKVKVIAASRGTIQKGYMPRAHGRSSPWHEQTTNIEIILEQMEE from the coding sequence ATGGGATATACCTTTAAGACAGACCCCAAAAAGCATGTAAAAGCGTATGGCAAGGAGTTACCAATTTCACCAAAGAAGTCCTATGAAATCTGCAACGCAATTAGGGGTATGACACTGCCAGAGGCAGAGAAATTCCTCGAGGATGTGATCGCACTGAAGCGACCAGTAAAAATAAAACGATACACCTATGGAGCACCACACAAGAAGGGTAATGGACCAGCAAGGTACCCTGTGAAGCCAGCGAAATACATTTTAAAATTGTTGAGAGAAGCAAGGGCAAATGCAGAATCCCTTGAAATTTTTGATCCTGACAATATGAAGGTGAAGGTTATAGCCGCATCTCGCGGCACAATTCAAAAGGGCTACATGCCTAGAGCACATGGCAGAAGCTCACCCTGGCATGAGCAGACCACAAATATTGAAATAATTCTTGAACAGATGGAGGAATGA
- a CDS encoding 30S ribosomal protein S19 — protein sequence MVGEGGTKASRRKERKKKSVIQARRKKEFTYRGYTLEELKKMTLEELLEVLPARARRTLQRGYNPEQMAFVQKLRSAENEVVRTHCRDIVIVPEFVGKRVAVYNGKEYKEFEIRPEMIGHYIGEFSLTRKFEKHSGPGVGATRSSKFLPLK from the coding sequence ATGGTTGGTGAAGGTGGCACCAAAGCAAGCAGAAGAAAGGAAAGAAAGAAGAAGAGTGTAATCCAGGCAAGGAGAAAAAAGGAATTCACATATCGAGGTTACACATTAGAAGAACTCAAGAAGATGACGCTCGAAGAACTACTTGAGGTATTGCCAGCAAGGGCAAGGAGAACCCTCCAGAGAGGTTACAATCCAGAACAGATGGCTTTCGTTCAGAAATTGCGAAGTGCTGAAAATGAGGTGGTAAGAACTCACTGCAGAGACATTGTAATAGTACCAGAGTTTGTCGGAAAAAGAGTTGCAGTTTACAACGGGAAGGAATACAAGGAATTCGAAATAAGGCCAGAAATGATTGGCCATTACATCGGAGAGTTCTCACTTACAAGAAAGTTTGAGAAGCACTCAGGGCCTGGTGTGGGTGCAACTCGCAGTTCCAAATTCCTGCCGCTGAAGTGA